A window of Belonocnema kinseyi isolate 2016_QV_RU_SX_M_011 chromosome 9, B_treatae_v1, whole genome shotgun sequence contains these coding sequences:
- the LOC117180408 gene encoding uncharacterized protein LOC117180408, translated as MYILLKGNIQTWEVDLAKRLLHAFVVRTEILYSKVAMTCNVNSLIHLARSVYDWGPLWSHNAFAFESGDGDLLKVVHAAKGVRNQICSSTSLKYSMLLLKEQVDSCLNVKRFLIETGTTMVQKTLKFSEHRYFGSTSNVSQFWVEKLQLSSEKALSYKKLVKERCLYMSSIKNNKPSDNTFAQLRDGRYAKLNYFIIDSDPKKEYTILVIEHVHTIYFFQEKCCMLRKIVNK; from the coding sequence ATGTACATACTACTAAAGGGAAATATTCAAACTTGGGAAGTTGATCTGGCTAAACGATTATTGCATGCGTTCGTAGTACGTACTGAAATATTGTACTCTAAAGTAGCCATGACATGTAACGTGAATTCGCTTATACATTTGGCCAGAAGTGTGTATGATTGGGGGCCTCTTTGGAGTCACAATGCATTTGCTTTCGAATCCGGAGATGGAGATTTACTAAAAGTTGTTCATGCTGCAAAGGGTGTTCGTAATCAAATATGTAGTAGCACTAGTTTGAAGTATAGCATGTTACTTTTAAAAGAACAAGTGGATTCTTGTTTAAATGTGAAAAGATTTCTTATAGAAACTGGTACAACCATGgttcaaaaaactttgaaattttccgAGCATAGATACTTTGGTTCAACATCAAACGTGAGTCAGTTCTGGGTGGAAAAATTGCAACTCTCATCAGAAAAAGCACTTTCATATAAGAAATTAGTTAAAGAAAGATGCTTATATATGTCATCAATAAAGAATAACAAACCTTCCGACAATACCTTTGCCCAGTTACGTGATGGTAGATATGCtaagcttaattattttattatcgaCTCTGATCCTAAGAAAGAGTACACAATACTCGTAATTGAACACGTTCACACAATTTATTTCTTCCAAGAGAAATGTTGTATGTtgcgaaaaattgtaaataaataa